A segment of the Streptosporangiales bacterium genome:
CTCCGCCTCGGTGAGTAGAACCTGTGCGGGATTCCCGGCCACGAAGGCGTGCGAAACGCGTTCCCTGCCGATCCGGGCGAAGGCGAACGCGACGGCCTGGTCGAAACGGTCGCGCAGAGGAGTGTGAGCGCCGATGGTCGCGGGCTCGTAGTCGAACCGCTGTGACGTGAGCTCATAGACGGACACGAGGCGCACGTGGTAGCCGCGGTTGCGTGCCTCGTCGACCGCCCAGCGCAGGGCGAGTTGACTCTGCGAAGACTCGTCGATGCCGACCACGAGCGGTCGGGCGTCTGTCGTCGTCATGATCTTCGAACTCCTTACAGGCACTGTGGGTGAGGTTGAAGACCGTCCGTTCCTTTCGTCCAGTCACCCCCTACGGTTTGCGGGCGACGGGCTGGTTGCTCCCTCGAATGAACATCACGGTTAGCATGATCCCGTTCGCAATTAGCACCAGCCAGCAGACGGTCAGGCTCGCCACCTCGAACCGGTACTCCAGCTGGGCGCCGTACCACGCACCGAGCACCACCAGCAGCAGTGGCGTCAGCACGCCGCCGGCGAGGAAGGTCCACCGGACACACTTCTCCAGCCACGTCACTCGACCCACCAGCGGTGCCATGGCGAGGAACGCCAGGCTCATCACCACGTATCCGACGTCCTCCAACGCGATGAAGACACCGTGTGGGTTGTATTGCGAGATCATCGAAAGCCCGTCGACCTCCCCGGTCAGCAGACTCGGCTGCACGACGGCGAGTTGGATGCCGTAGTCGACCGTGAGGACGCCGGCCGCGATGGCGGCGAAGGCGAGCGCCACCGGAGCGGTGAACCCCGAGGTCGGTCTCCGCCGTGTCACCCCGAGTACGGCGGCCAGGGGAACGACCAGCAGAGCCAGCAGGGCCGCCGGGTACATCCAGACGAAATCGCGGGGCACGAACTCCGTCCCGCCGGTATAGGGGTACCCGAGGCAGCCGGTCCGGCAGAACGGACCGGAGTGCGGCAGTGTGGTCACGGCGATGACCAGGGACACGACGCCGATCGCGGCGGTCGACGTGGCGACCGCGACACCGGTGCGTCGGACGGCACGGGAGTCAGCCGACATCGTGACGACCTCCTTGCCCGGTGACGCTGATGTCGGTGAGCCTGGACACGACCAGGTCGGCGCCGTACTGGTGGAGCGCGGCGCCGGCCAGACCGCTGCGGTCGACGGCGACGACAAGACTGAACCCGACGTGTCGGGCTGCCGCGAGCCGTGGTCGTGCACTCACGATGACGGCGACATCGGACGGCGGTGTATCGAGGCGTCGCGCCGCGGTGCGGTAGAGGCTGGATGCAGGCGTCCAACCGGGTACCTCGCCACCATTCGTCGCAACATCGAAGAGGTCGGCGATGCCAGCGGCACGCAAGACTTCTGTCCCGACGGCATCGGCCGACACGGCCGCGAGGCGGATCCCCTGGTCGCGTAGGCACCTGAGGAACTTGACGGTCGAGGGGTACGCGACGACGCGGCCGGGACGCAGGCCCCTAATGAGGTAGCCGTCCTTGAGTCGGGCGATGAGGTGGACGGTGTGCGGCTCGGACCTTCCGGATTCGTCCGTCGAGGTAGCGATCCCGCGCGAGTTCAGGAAGCTCCGGATTCCGTCGAGGCGTGGTCGCCCCAACAAGTGCGTCAGGTAGTCGCGACGCACATCGAACGGGCGGTAGCAGTCGCCGGCTTCGTCGGCCGTTGGGCAGAGCCGCTCCGCGCGGACCCGCAGGAAGGCATCGAACACGGCCTTCCAGGCCTCGGCGTGCACCCGTGCGACATCGGTCACCACGCCGTCGACGTCGACGACGACCGCGGTGACCGTGCGGACGTCGATGGTCGGGGTCGGCTTCTCGGTGCTCGCGGGGACCGCCACGGTGATGCTCCTCAGCTCGGCTTGCACAAGTCGACCTGCTCGACCTCCCTGGATTGGTTCGCCTCCGTCACCAAGGGATGGACGACGAGGCGGGATACTTCTCCGCCTTGCGCGCGTAGGTCAGCTCGTTCACCACGTCGACGACGCCGTCGACGGCAAGGGCGAGGCTCGCCGCGACGGGGATGATCGTGTCGAGCTCGACCTGGCCGCTCAGCGTCACGACACCGTCCTCGACATCGACATGGACGTTGCGCGGGCTTTCCCACAGTGTCTTGACGACGACCTCGTTGACGACCTCATCGCGGATGTCGTCATCGGAGCGCAGGAACGGGATCAGCAGGTCGAACCGGCTGACGACTCCGACGAGCCGGTTCTGCTCGTCCACGACCGGCAGTCGCTTGATCTTGTGCCGCGCCAGCAGTCGGGCGGCCCCGGCGAGGTTGTGGTGCGGTGAGGTCGTCAGTGCCGGAGTGTTCATCAGCTCGCCGGCGGTGTCGCCTTCGGCCTTGCGCCGCTCGCTGCGGTGTCGGCGACCGCGGAACGCGGACTGTGCGTGGTCGTCGTAGTAGAGGTCCTTCCGTTCCTCCTTGGGCAGGAGGTCCGCTTCGGAGACGACACCCACGACGTGACGGTCGTCGTCCAACACTGGTACACCGCTGATGTTGTGCCGAGCGAGGGTCTCGACGACGTCCTTGAAAGGCGTGTCGACGTGGACCGTGACCACGTTGGTGGTCATGACGTCACTGACGTGGGTGTGCTTCATCGTGTGACTCCTTGATCGCTGGCTGAGCTGCTCACCGCCACCACTGGCGCCGCCGTGGTCGGACGGACCCGGTGCAATCGGTGTGCAACACCGGTTCACTCCTGACGTCTCTCTTCGACTTCAGTGCACGCCACCTGGTCCATGCCCAGCAGAGGCGTAGCGCGCGGAACCGTGGGACCAATGTCCCGACGTGGCGGACCGCGCGTCTCTGCCCGGCCTCCGAGGCTTCGGCCAGGCTCGAGGAGACACAGGGGAGGGATGCCACATGGCCGGAGAAGACAGCCCGCGGATCGTGGTCGGTGTCGACGGCTCGGAGCCGTCGAAGGAGGCGTTGCGCTGGGCTGCCCGACAGGCCGAGCTGGTCGGCGGAAGCCTGGACGCGGTGGTTGCGTGGGAGTACCCGCCGAGCTACTACGGCTGGGTGCCCGAGATCGATGTCGCCAAGTTCCACGAGCAATCGGACGCGACGTTCGCCGGGACGCTGAAGGAGGTGTTGGGCAGCGAACCCACAGTCGAGGTGCGACGGCACGTCCGGGAGGGGGATCCGGCGACCGTGCTGCTCGACGTCGCTAATGGAGCCGAACTGCTGGTCGTCGGTAACCGCGGGCACGGCGCGTTCATTGGTGCGCTGCTCGGATCGGTGAGTTTCCGGTGCGTCCACCACGCGACCTGCCCCGTGGTGGTTGTGCACGCCGGCGGTGACCGAGATGCATGACCGCTACCCGGTGCGGGTCGAGGCCGAGCTCGATGACCGGTTGTCTCGCTGGCTCTGGCTGGTGAAGTGGTTGTTGGCGCTCCCACACTTCATAGTGCTGTTCTTCCTGTGGATCGCCTTCCTCGCGGTCAGTGTGATCGCCTTTTTCGCCATCCTGGTGAGCGAGCAGTACCCGCGCGGGCTCTTCGATTTCAACGTCGGCGTGCTTCGCTGGTCCTGGCGGGTGGCGTACTACGCGTATGGTGCGCTCGGCACCGACCGCTACCCGCCGTTCTCGTTGGATGAGGAACCGGACTACCCGGCGCGCCTGTACGTCGACTATCCGGAGCGGTTGTCGCGTGGGTTGGTGCTCGTCAAGTGGTGGCTGCTTGCGATACCGCACTACCTGATCACGGGGCTGTTCGTCGGCGGTGCGGCGTTCGGTGGCCGCGTCAGTGACGTCGCGGGCGACGCCTACACGTGGAGCGGCCCGGGTCTCATCGGGCTGCTGGTCTTCTTCGCAGCCGTGGCGCTTGCGTTCACCGCTCACTATCCGAGGGGAATCTTCGACCTGATCGTGGGCCTCAACCGCTGGGTGTACCGGGTTGCGGGCTACGCGGCCTTGATGACCGACCGGTACCCACCGTTCCGTCTCGACATGAGCGGCTAGGAGCCGGCGGCCCCGATGGGGGCAACCGGCAGCGAGCCGGTAGAAGGCTGACCAGTGGAGGACGCCGGCGCCATGACGCACGTTGGCCATGGACTGTCCGGCGGAGAGGCGGCGACCCGGCGGCGCCGTGACGGCCCGAACGTTCTGCCGACCACGCGACCGCCTTCACCGGCCGTGCTGTTGCTGCGGCAGCTGGTGCACTTCTTCGCGGTGCTGCTTTGGGTAGCGGCGGTGCTGGCGCTGGTTGGTGGGATGCCGCAGCTGTCGGTGGCGATCGTGGTCGTGGTCGTCGTCAATGGTGTGTTCGCCTTCGTTCAGGAGTACCGGGCCGACCGCGCCGGCAGGCGGCTCAAGGATCTGTTGCCGGCTCGTGTGACTGTCCGCAGAGACGGTCACAGGAGTGTGATCGACGCCACGGACCTCGTGGTCGACGACGTGGTGCTGCTGGATGCCGGCGACCGCATCTCGGCAGATCTGGAACTCATCGAGGCACACGGCCTCGCCATCGACGAGTCCATGCTGACCGGCGAGAGCGTCCCCGTGCGACGGGACACCGGTGGCGCGGTGTACGCAGGGACGTTCGTGGTCGAAGGCGAGGCGGTGGCACGCGTCACCGCGACAGCGGGCAAGACCCGGATCGCCGGCATCGCCGCACTGACCCGCCAGGCGCACAGGCGGCCGAGCCCGCTGGCGAATCAGCTGCGCCGCGTAGTCGCGATCGTGGCGGCAATCGCGGTGGCGGTCGGCGCAGCGTTCTTCGGCGTGGCCGTTGCGCTGGGAATGCCGCCGACCGATGGCTTCCTGCTCGCCGTCGGCGTGACGGTCGCGCTGGTGCCGGAAGGGTTGTTGCCGACCGTCACCTTGTCGCTCGCCCGGGCCGCGCAGCGGATGGCGCGCCGGAAGGCGCTGGTTCGGCGGCTCGAGTCGGTGGAGGCACTCGGCTCGACGACCTTCATCTGCACCGACAAGACCGGCACCTTGACCCGCAACGAGATGACCGTGGTCGAGCTGTGGACACCGGCGGGTACCGCGACCGTCGACGGCTCGGGCTACGCTCCCGCCGGACAGGTCCATGGCGACGCGGCGGTCATCGACCAGCTGCGACGCCTTGCGGTCACCGCGTACCGGTGCTCGAACGGACG
Coding sequences within it:
- a CDS encoding HAD family hydrolase, which translates into the protein MPPRRPSLGDGGEPIQGGRAGRLVQAELRSITVAVPASTEKPTPTIDVRTVTAVVVDVDGVVTDVARVHAEAWKAVFDAFLRVRAERLCPTADEAGDCYRPFDVRRDYLTHLLGRPRLDGIRSFLNSRGIATSTDESGRSEPHTVHLIARLKDGYLIRGLRPGRVVAYPSTVKFLRCLRDQGIRLAAVSADAVGTEVLRAAGIADLFDVATNGGEVPGWTPASSLYRTAARRLDTPPSDVAVIVSARPRLAAARHVGFSLVVAVDRSGLAGAALHQYGADLVVSRLTDISVTGQGGRHDVG
- a CDS encoding CBS domain-containing protein is translated as MKHTHVSDVMTTNVVTVHVDTPFKDVVETLARHNISGVPVLDDDRHVVGVVSEADLLPKEERKDLYYDDHAQSAFRGRRHRSERRKAEGDTAGELMNTPALTTSPHHNLAGAARLLARHKIKRLPVVDEQNRLVGVVSRFDLLIPFLRSDDDIRDEVVNEVVVKTLWESPRNVHVDVEDGVVTLSGQVELDTIIPVAASLALAVDGVVDVVNELTYARKAEKYPASSSIPW
- a CDS encoding universal stress protein, with the protein product MAGEDSPRIVVGVDGSEPSKEALRWAARQAELVGGSLDAVVAWEYPPSYYGWVPEIDVAKFHEQSDATFAGTLKEVLGSEPTVEVRRHVREGDPATVLLDVANGAELLVVGNRGHGAFIGALLGSVSFRCVHHATCPVVVVHAGGDRDA
- a CDS encoding DUF4389 domain-containing protein — protein: MHDRYPVRVEAELDDRLSRWLWLVKWLLALPHFIVLFFLWIAFLAVSVIAFFAILVSEQYPRGLFDFNVGVLRWSWRVAYYAYGALGTDRYPPFSLDEEPDYPARLYVDYPERLSRGLVLVKWWLLAIPHYLITGLFVGGAAFGGRVSDVAGDAYTWSGPGLIGLLVFFAAVALAFTAHYPRGIFDLIVGLNRWVYRVAGYAALMTDRYPPFRLDMSG
- a CDS encoding HAD-IC family P-type ATPase, which produces MTHVGHGLSGGEAATRRRRDGPNVLPTTRPPSPAVLLLRQLVHFFAVLLWVAAVLALVGGMPQLSVAIVVVVVVNGVFAFVQEYRADRAGRRLKDLLPARVTVRRDGHRSVIDATDLVVDDVVLLDAGDRISADLELIEAHGLAIDESMLTGESVPVRRDTGGAVYAGTFVVEGEAVARVTATAGKTRIAGIAALTRQAHRRPSPLANQLRRVVAIVAAIAVAVGAAFFGVAVALGMPPTDGFLLAVGVTVALVPEGLLPTVTLSLARAAQRMARRKALVRRLESVEALGSTTFICTDKTGTLTRNEMTVVELWTPAGTATVDGSGYAPAGQVHGDAAVIDQLRRLAVTAYRCSNGRVVEKHGGWRPVGDPMEAALHTLALKLGVDVAGGDGAGDPVQVVRRYPFDTRRRRASVLTVDGLHLKGAPDSVLPRCVSTHGAAAVLDAMTARGLRVLAVAHRPAADLPPDADDAERDLTLLGLVGLEDLPRDDVADAIASCHRAGIRLAMVTGDHPATARAVAVEVVLGADPLVVSGAELPADELALGELLDRDGVVVARVTPADKLRIASALQRRGHIVAMTGDGVNDGPALRQADIGVAMGASGTDVAREAADLVLLDDHFATVVAAVELGRATFANIRRFLTYHLTDNVAELVPFAAWALSGGHLPLALTVLQILALDIGTDLLPALALDE